One window of the Zea mays cultivar B73 chromosome 3, Zm-B73-REFERENCE-NAM-5.0, whole genome shotgun sequence genome contains the following:
- the LOC100501850 gene encoding Serine/threonine-protein kinase AFC1, whose amino-acid sequence MEAQWLAEYPHQGADKRPRKRARLAWDVAPTLFQPPKAIPMLYCGQELINGNFTTAFLPPPSIYYTGPPRNISPPWRPDDKDGHYVFAVGENLTPRYRILNKMGEGTFGQVLECWDLENQEAVAIKIVRSLQKYREAAMIEIDVLQRLGKHDFTGSRCVQIRNWFDYRNHICIVFEKLGPSLYDFLRKNSYRSFPIDLVREFARQILESVAFMHDLRLIHTDLKPENILLVSSESIRVPDYKVSIRPPKDGSFFKNLPKSSAIKLIDFGSTTFESQDHNYVVSTRHYRAPEVILGLGWNYPCDLWSVGCILVELCSGEALFQTHENLEHLAMMEKVLGPLPKHMIVRADRRAEKYFKRGVRLDWPEGAASRESMKAVWKLPRLQNLVMQHVDHSAGDLIDLLQGLLRYDPNERLKAHEALQHPFFTRCIRRCGF is encoded by the exons ATGGAGGCGCAGTGGCTCGCGGAGTATCCGCACCAGGGGGCCGACAAGCGGCCGCGCAAACGGGCCCGGCTCGCCTGGGATGTCGCGCCCACGCTGTTCCAGCCCCCCAAG GCAATTCCGATGCTATATTGTGGGCAGGAACTAATTAATGGTAATTTCACGACTGCATTTCTTCCACCACCATCAATTTATTACACCGGGCCGCCACGGAATATTTCGCCTCCTTGGAGACCAGATGACAAGGATGGACACTATGTTTTTGCGGTTGGAGAGAATCTCACACCAAGAT ATAGGATACTTAACAAGATGGGTGAAG GGACATTTGGTCAAGTTTTGGAGTGCTGGGACTTGGAAAACCAAGAAGCAGTGGCTATCAAGATTGTACGCTCCCTTCAGAAATACCGAGAGGCTGCTATGATAGAAATTGATGTGCTCCAGAGACTTGGGAAGCATGACTTTACTGGCAGCCG TTGTGTGCAAATACGGAACTGGTTTGACTATCGTAATCATATTTGTATA GTATTTGAGAAGCTTGGGCCAAGCCTATATGACTTTCTGCGAAAGAATAGCTACCGTTCATTTCCTATTGACCTTGTCCGAGAATTTGCCAGACAAATATTAGAGTCTGTTGCAT TTATGCATGACTTGCGACTTATTCACACGGATCTGAAGCCAGAAAACATTCTCCTTGTTTCATCAGAGTCTATCAGGGTGCCTGATTATAAG GTTTCTATACGACCACCAAAGGATGGTTCTTTCTTTAAGAACCTTCCAAAATCTAGTGCTATCAAGCTGATTGATTTTGGGAGTACAACTTTCGAGAGCCAAGACCACAATTATGTGGTGTCGACAAGACATTATCGTGCACCAGAAGTTATCCTTG GTCTTGGGTGGAACTATCCATGCGACTTGTGGAGTGTGGGTTGCATTTTAGTTGAGCTTTGTTCG GGGGAAGCTCTCTTTCAAACACATGAAAACTTGGAGCATTTGGCTATGATGGAGAAGGTCTTAGGGCCTCTCCCAAAGCATATGATTGTCAGAGCTGA TCGGCGTGCTGAAAAGTACTTCAAGCGCGGAGTAAGGTTGGACTGGCCAGAGGGAGCGGCCTCACGAGAGAGCATGAAGGCAGTCTGGAAATTGCCTCGTCTGCAG AACCTTGTGATGCAACATGTTGATCATTCTGCTGGAGATCTAATTGATCTTCTTCAAGGACTTCTTCGGTATGATCCTAATGAGCGCCTGAAAGCACATGAAGCTCTACAACACCCTTTCTTTACCAGATGCATCAGAAGATGTGGTTTCTGA